In Fusarium oxysporum f. sp. lycopersici 4287 chromosome 12, whole genome shotgun sequence, one DNA window encodes the following:
- a CDS encoding allantoin catabolism protein, with protein sequence MGGNDNTVGAYYAPKGGLPPQTQLLTDRAMFTESYAVIPKGCFSDIVTSFLPFWEQTRLWVIARPLSGFAETFSQYIMEVQPGGGSDRAEMDDTAEGVLFVVEGEITVTLAGEAHTLSSGGYAFLPPKSGWTLRNNSSEAARFHWVRKAYESVPGLDAPEAFFANEKDIEPREMPDTNGAWATTRFVDPTDVRHDMHVNIVTFQPGGIIPFAETHVMEHGLYVLEGKAVYRLNQDWVEVEAGDFMWLRAFCPQACYAGGPGKFRYLLYKDVNRHAKLSR encoded by the coding sequence ATGGGTGGCAACGACAACACAGTGGGTGCTTACTACGCACCAAAGGGCGGCCTGCCCCCACAAACCCAACTCCTCACCGACCGGGCTATGTTCACCGAGTCTTACGCCGTCATCCCCAAAGGCTGCTTCAGCGACATCGTCACCAGCTTTCTTCCATTCTGGGAGCAGACACGACTATGGGTCATCGCTCGTCCACTCTCGGGCTTCGCTGAGACATTCTCTCAGTACATCATGGAGGTTCAACCTGGCGGTGGTAGTGACCGTGCTGAGATGGATGACACTGCTGAGGGTGTCTTGTTCGTTGTCGAGGGTGAAATCACCGTCACGCTAGCTGGCGAAGCTCACACTCTTTCATCGGGAGGTTATGCTTTCCTCCCTCCCAAGAGCGGCTGGACACTTCGCAACAACTCTAGTGAAGCAGCTCGTTTCCACTGGGTCCGCAAAGCCTACGAATCAGTCCCTGGTCTTGATGCACCTGAGGCCTTCTTCGCCAACGAGAAGGACATTGAGCCTAGAGAAATGCCTGATACAAACGGAGCTTGGGCGACAACACGCTTCGTTGATCCTACCGATGTTCGACACGATATGCATGTGAACATCGTCACTTTCCAGCCTGGGGGTATCATTCCCTTCGCTGAGACACATGTCATGGAGCACGGTCTTTATGTTCTTGAAGGAAAGGCTGTTTACCGACTGAATCAGGACTGGGTCGAGGTTGAAGCTGGTGACTTTATGTGGTTGCGGGCCTTTTGTCCTCAGGCGTGCTATGCTGGTGGACCTGGCAAGTTCAGGTACTTGTTGTATAAGGATGTAAACCGACACGCGAAGCTATCTAGGTAG
- a CDS encoding hypothetical protein (At least one base has a quality score < 10), whose translation MSQDLDGLSSNFRNTIEPGEPDESTLLNDATASFGTETDTEHEGEWPQPSIFVTLHRIRKFVLASIDDPYSLEQLKSPRVNHLIVRPLVDRLYDENDYSIVYCLLANRVQFLREQSSVIDQSTSIARATLCELLAIKILRNFHDDNPGLDGLLLLSKILVQGFDPFHGAPPEVEQYGRYPQWPIQKRGGHERKLTALELAIISESKNFVSSSGCKRVIDAVYRGQIVYTPLSFVDILPNHYEYLPVSLYEPRKGPLLDHHRLVVPRTRYIIELVHYIILTLLYVYTMQYRDSDNLTGNEVVFILYSAGWVLHELAAIIEHGWMIHSQTLWSFLDLSYTVIFMAYVTVRAYELAVSSVQNGLAHNILCLAAPVLLTRLAFNILPDHIVFISLHAMMKEFLILTFLAIWCFTGFLLALQWLSPGDGSIPNDFTIIKWLLWIWFGLDGTGIEESVQFHAILGPALTIAFAFLGNTLFLTILVSLLTNRFSTIVTSEDVEIQFRKTVLTFEGVKSDAIFAYPPPFNLFALLILLPIKPFLSPLEFYSIHVFLARLVNAPLLFCVGFYERRRLWTFGPDAAKVSRMWKFTGFSPHGDIQAVFEVDAPAEVLREADELDGLSEMGFSDGDAVSRLSREREIRAPVVFSLSNAGTWSPGQAPVA comes from the exons ATGAGCCAAGATCTGGATGGCCTATCCTCAAATTTCAGGAACACCATCGAGCCAGGCGAGCCAGACGAGAGCACTTTGTTGAATGATGCGACTGCAAGTTTCGGGACGGAAACAGATACTGAGCACGAGGGGGAATGGCCTCAACCCTCAATCTTTGTCACCCTGCACCG GATAAGAAAATTTGTACTCGCAAGCATAG ATGACCCTTACTCTTTGGAGCAGCTGAAGAGTCCAAGAGTCAACCACCTCATTGTCCGTCCTTTGGTAGATCGTCTATATGACGAGAACGACTACTCCATTG TCTATTGTCTCCTCGCAAACCGAGTACAGTTCCTTCGCGAACAATCGAGCGTCATTGACCAAAGCACAAGCATAGCCCGCGCAACACTATGCGAACTATTAGCTATCAAGATCCTGCGCAACTTTCACGATGACAACCCAGGTTTAGACGGTCTACTCCTACTCTCCAAGATCCTGGTCCAAGGTTTTGACCCCTTTCATGGTGCTCCGCCTGAAGTTGAACAATACGGGCGCTATCCACAATGGCCTATTCAGAAGCGCGGCGGCCATGAGAGGAAGCTGACTGCACTCGAACTCGCGATCATATCCGAGAGTAAGAACTTTGTCAGTTCTTCAGGGTGCAAACGTGTTATAGATGCAGTGTACCGTGGCCAGATTGTCTACACGCCTTTGTCATTCGTCGATATCTTGCCGAACCATTATGAGTACCTCCCGGTGTCTTTGTACGAACCGCGCAAGGGGCCGCTGCTTGACCACCATCGTCTCGTGGTTCCGCGTACCCGATATATCATCGAACTGGTGCACTACATCATTCTCACTTTGCTATATGTTTATACGATGCAGTATCGAGATTCTGACAACTTGACTGGAAATGAAGTAGTCTTCATTCTGTACTCTGCCGGCTGGGTTCTTCACGAACTCGCTGCCATCATTGAACACGGATGGATGATTCATTCGCAAACTTTGTGGTCATTCTTGGACCTTTCGTACACCGTCATCTTCATGGCTTACGTCACAGTTCGGGCTTATGAGCTAGCTGTAAGCAGCGTGCAGAATGGCTTGGCACATAATATATTGTGTCTCGCAGCCCCGGTTCTTCTGACCAGACTGGCCTTCAACATTCTACCAGACCATATTGTCTTCATTTCGCTCCAcgccatgatgaaggagtTTCTGATCCTCACATTTCTCGCCATATGGTGTTTCACAGGGTTCCTATTAGCGCTGCAGTGGCTTTCTCCGGGAGATGGCTCGATTCCAAACgacttcaccatcatcaaatGGCTGCTGTGGATCTGGTTCGGACTGGATGGAACAGGAATTGAGGAATCTGTTCAGTTTCACGCCATTTTAGGACCGGCACTGACCATTGCCTTTGCCTTTCTCGGCAATACTCTGTTTCTCACGATTCTCGTTTCACTCCTCACCAACCGGTTCAGTACCATCGTCACATCTGAGGATGTCGAGATCCAGTTTCGAAAGACAGTGCTGACGTTTGAGGGCGTAAAAAGCGATGCCATCTTCGCATACCCGCCACCATTCAACCTCTTTGCACTGCTGATACTTCTTCCTATCAAACCATTCCTGTCACCTCTCGAATTCTACTCGATTCACGTATTTCTCGCACGACTTGTCAATGCACCTCTTTTGTTTTGCGTCGGCTTCTATGAACGTCGACGCCTATGGACTTTTGGACCTGACGCGGCCAAAGTTTCAAGAATGTGGAAGTTCACGGGTTTCTCACCACATGGTGATATACAGGCTGTGTTTGAAGTCGATGCTCCGGCCGAGGTTCTCCGagaagctgatgagctgGATGGACTGAGCGAGATGGGCTTTTCCGATGGCGATGCGGTATCAAGACTTTCCCGAGAAAGAGAAATTAGAGCACCAGTTGTATTTAGCCTGAGTAATGCAGGGACATGGTCCCCAGGACAAGCCCCCGTTGCTTGA